A stretch of Campylobacter showae DNA encodes these proteins:
- the ccsA gene encoding cytochrome c biogenesis protein CcsA yields MSELKSLFFSMTSAVVLLIIFAIGSGAATIIESYYDTKSAWAAVYGASWFALVQVLLGINLAYNIFRYNLLRKEKLPVLIFHVSFLFMLLGAAMTRYLGFEGNIHIRENETSNAVFGSISRIEIAAEKDGQIYSNSIPKQITSIGSNDFNLPLEIAGKKANLTFDGYYKKAETEYYEADKGEPLVRLAVSSLDSKEEISLQAGETREVGGVSFAFDAQPLLENFVKIELKNGKFYLTSNQNIGYFTMATNEKGEYEKDKATEFLPMQLYTVTDVNFVPKSLLTKAAKRVVSKNGEYDALVANLTFDGQTQQLMLYENSYIPAKAKIDGVLFNVYWGSKMVELPFSLKLEDFELKRYPGSNSPMSYSSDVIVEDSRSGNYPYKIYMNHVLDHDGYRFFQSSYDQDELGTVLSVNRDPGKIPTYIGYFLLGLGLFFNVVNPRSRFRKLAKMINEDAVKKVASFVLVACFAAFAPSKTYAADNARNIDANHAKELSTLIIQSADGRMKPFDTVAREILNKIHRSDTLDGLNANQAILSMMINAPYWRDVPIIYVGNKELKKLIGIDEKAKYASYNDFFASDKDGKIIYKLNKFAEAANRKTPGERGTFDKDLQKVDERLNILYMVFIGEVFTMFPKMDDPNNKWYGIASAMMYLPKNESEPIGRMLRSYFTSVAEATENNNWRRANQALAEIKTYQQEHGKAVIPGEKRIEMELFFNEYKIFESLTPIYLLAGFGLLCFVFAKMAKPKLNIKWLFGIVYGVNILAFLLHTFGISIRWYIAEHAPWSNAYESMIYIAWALSLSGLVFSRQSPIAMALTSILAGVTLFVAHLSWMDPQITTLVPVLQSYWLTIHVSVITASYGFLGLCSLLGMFTLVLFALQGGKEHKEISRNILEATRINEMAMILGLSLLTMGNFLGGVWANESWGRYWGWDSKETWALVSILVYAAVLHIRFIPKLNSQYAFAVTSMFAYWSIIMTYFGVNFYLSGMHSYAAGEPIPVPTFVWVGALLMVLIAVLAYFRKPDKTVKL; encoded by the coding sequence TTGAGCGAGTTAAAATCCCTATTTTTCAGTATGACGTCGGCCGTCGTGCTACTTATTATATTTGCTATCGGTAGCGGCGCGGCAACGATAATAGAAAGCTACTACGACACAAAAAGCGCGTGGGCAGCGGTTTACGGAGCGAGTTGGTTTGCTTTGGTGCAGGTGCTTTTAGGCATAAATTTAGCTTACAATATTTTTAGATACAACCTTTTAAGAAAAGAAAAACTACCCGTTTTGATATTTCACGTTAGTTTTTTGTTTATGCTTTTAGGCGCGGCGATGACGCGATATCTAGGCTTTGAGGGCAACATCCACATCAGAGAAAACGAAACCTCAAACGCGGTATTCGGATCCATATCCAGGATAGAAATCGCCGCCGAAAAAGACGGTCAAATTTACTCAAACTCAATCCCGAAACAAATCACTTCCATCGGTTCAAACGATTTTAACTTGCCGCTTGAAATCGCGGGCAAAAAAGCAAATTTAACCTTTGACGGATACTACAAAAAGGCCGAAACCGAGTACTACGAAGCAGACAAAGGCGAGCCGCTCGTTAGGCTTGCAGTATCAAGCCTCGACTCAAAAGAAGAAATAAGCCTGCAAGCGGGCGAAACTCGCGAGGTGGGCGGCGTTAGCTTTGCATTCGACGCGCAGCCGCTACTTGAAAATTTCGTCAAAATCGAGCTAAAAAATGGCAAATTTTATCTAACTTCAAACCAAAATATCGGCTACTTTACGATGGCGACGAATGAAAAAGGCGAGTACGAAAAAGACAAAGCGACCGAGTTTTTACCGATGCAGCTCTATACGGTCACGGATGTAAATTTCGTACCAAAATCATTGCTAACAAAAGCTGCCAAACGAGTCGTGAGCAAAAACGGCGAGTATGACGCATTGGTGGCAAATTTGACGTTTGACGGCCAGACGCAGCAGCTCATGCTCTACGAAAACAGCTACATACCGGCTAAAGCTAAGATTGACGGCGTACTTTTTAACGTTTACTGGGGTTCAAAGATGGTCGAGCTTCCATTTTCTTTAAAACTTGAAGACTTCGAGCTTAAGCGCTATCCGGGCTCAAATTCGCCGATGAGCTACTCTAGCGACGTCATCGTCGAGGACTCTAGGAGCGGAAACTATCCGTATAAAATTTATATGAACCACGTACTAGATCACGACGGATATAGATTTTTTCAAAGCAGCTACGACCAAGACGAGCTTGGCACCGTACTATCGGTAAACCGCGATCCGGGTAAGATTCCGACCTACATCGGCTACTTTTTGCTGGGACTGGGACTATTTTTCAACGTCGTAAATCCTCGCTCGCGCTTTAGAAAACTAGCTAAAATGATAAACGAGGATGCCGTTAAAAAAGTCGCGAGCTTTGTTCTGGTAGCCTGCTTTGCAGCATTTGCCCCAAGCAAAACCTACGCGGCCGATAACGCTAGAAACATCGATGCAAACCACGCCAAAGAGCTTTCTACGCTAATCATCCAAAGCGCCGACGGCAGAATGAAGCCTTTTGACACCGTAGCAAGAGAAATTTTAAACAAGATCCACCGCAGCGATACGCTAGACGGCCTAAATGCAAACCAAGCCATACTTTCTATGATGATAAACGCCCCGTACTGGCGCGACGTGCCGATAATCTACGTCGGAAATAAAGAGCTAAAAAAGCTAATCGGCATAGACGAAAAGGCTAAATACGCGAGCTATAACGACTTTTTTGCAAGTGATAAAGACGGTAAAATCATCTACAAACTAAACAAATTTGCCGAAGCCGCAAACCGCAAAACTCCGGGCGAGCGAGGCACGTTTGATAAAGACTTGCAAAAAGTGGACGAGCGCTTAAATATCCTTTACATGGTGTTTATAGGCGAAGTCTTTACGATGTTCCCAAAAATGGACGACCCGAATAACAAATGGTACGGTATAGCCTCAGCCATGATGTATCTTCCTAAAAACGAGAGCGAGCCGATCGGCAGAATGCTAAGAAGCTATTTCACTAGCGTTGCCGAAGCTACAGAAAACAACAACTGGCGCCGAGCAAATCAAGCTCTAGCCGAGATCAAAACCTATCAGCAAGAACACGGCAAAGCGGTCATCCCGGGCGAAAAACGCATCGAGATGGAGCTATTTTTTAATGAATATAAAATTTTCGAGTCGCTAACGCCGATATATCTTTTGGCAGGGTTTGGCCTTTTATGCTTCGTGTTTGCTAAGATGGCAAAGCCTAAACTAAATATCAAATGGCTATTTGGTATCGTTTACGGCGTAAATATCTTAGCGTTTTTACTGCATACTTTTGGTATCAGCATACGCTGGTATATCGCCGAGCACGCGCCGTGGAGCAACGCCTACGAGTCGATGATCTACATCGCTTGGGCGCTTAGCTTATCAGGTCTAGTGTTCTCACGCCAAAGCCCGATAGCTATGGCGCTAACCTCGATTTTAGCCGGCGTTACGCTATTTGTCGCGCACCTTAGCTGGATGGATCCGCAGATCACTACTCTAGTGCCTGTGCTTCAGAGCTACTGGCTAACGATCCACGTTTCAGTCATCACCGCTAGTTACGGATTTTTGGGACTTTGCTCACTACTGGGTATGTTTACACTCGTACTTTTTGCCCTGCAAGGCGGCAAAGAGCATAAGGAAATTTCGCGAAATATCCTAGAGGCCACGCGTATAAACGAGATGGCGATGATACTGGGTCTTAGTCTGCTTACGATGGGAAACTTCCTGGGCGGCGTTTGGGCGAACGAGAGCTGGGGTCGCTACTGGGGCTGGGATAGTAAGGAGACGTGGGCGCTGGTTTCTATTCTCGT